Within the Stenotrophomonas maltophilia genome, the region TCAGGCCACCACCTGCACCGAGTTGTCCTCCACCAGCAGCGTGGTGCTGCCAAAGGTGTACACGTCGTAGGTCACACCATTGATCAACTGGGTGGTTCCGGTGTTGACCGCACCGATGACGTTCAGCACATCGTTGCTCTCGCCGGTGATCTGCAGCGTGTCGTTGCCATCGGTGATCGCCGCCACCTCCGCCGCAGTGAGGGTGAGCACGCTGCCCGAATCTCCCGTGCCCAGATCGATGCGCTCGATGTTGCTGAGCGTGCCCACACCAGCCGAGTTGTAGTCCAGGTCGATGCCATTGGCCAGGATCAGGGTGTCGAATCCAGCCCCTCCATCGATGCTGACGAAGTTGGTGGCGGTGATCTGGATCGCGTCGTCGCCGTTGCCGGCGACCACGTGATCGCCGCTGCCGACGTTGAAGATCAGATCGCTGCCATCGCCGCCGTTGATGTGCTCGGAACTGCCGTTGGCGCCGGACAGTACGTCATTTCCGGATGTACCGTTGACATCGATCTGACCGATGTTCAACGACAGGCCGTTCGGACTCAGCGTGACGCCGTAGGCAGCGCTGTCGTTGCCGTTGGAATCGGTAGATACCAGATTGAAGGATATCTGCGACCCAAGGTTGAGGATATCGGTGATGTTCAACCCGAGCTGGCTGAGGATGGTCGGACTGAGCAGGTTCAGCGAGAAGTTGCCGGAGGAATCGGCCTGGATCGGCAGCAGCTCGACGTTCAGCGCGGGCGTGATCACCCGGATCACAACGCTCGAATCCGGCTCGGTGGTGCCACTGAAGCCAAAGCGCGGACTGAGAGGATTGAGGCTGACGTCCACCCCGAAGTTGCCGATGGTGACCGGCTGTTCGATGCTGGTGCCGATGCCGATGCTGGCCACGTTGCTCGGATTGCCAGCCGGATCACTGCCCACGACCGACACCTGTGCGTTGAGCAGCTGGTCCCAGGTGAAGTCGATATCCAGATCGGTGAGCAGGTTCAGCGACGCCAGGCCACTGTTGTCGGCGGTGACCGTCGCCGTGGCCGTCACACCTCCTACCGTCAGTGTGACCGTCAACTCGGTGCCGGGTTCGGCGGAAATGGTCAGCAGATTGCCGACCAGCGACAGCACCGGGGTTGCGGGTGGAACCGTATCGATGGTGAAGGCTTCCGGCGCCGATGCGGTGCCACCGGCGACTTCGGCGGTGATGGTCGATGCGCCTTCCGGGAACGGCCCCATGCCAGCGGGCGGCGTCAAGGTCACGGTCACCGAACCGGCCGCGATGTCCGCAGCGGTCAGGGTGTGGCTGACATCGGCCTCGTAGCCGTTCTGGCCCGCGAACCTGACGGTGATGACCTGCCCGACCTGCATCGTCGGGCGAACGGTCACGTCGACCTGGATGCCGTCGCCGATTTCCGCAGCATTGATCCACGTGTCGGCGGCCTCCGGCACGCTGATGTCCGGTGGCGCAAGATCGGGGGCATTGATCGTCGCCGGACCGCTGGTATTGCCCGCCAGATCGATCGCCACCGCAGAGATCAGCTCGCCGGCAATCAACGGTGGTGCGAACGGCAGGCTGAAGTTGCCGCTGCCATCCACATTGACGGTGATCGGATTCGCGGTGTCTCCATTGACCACAATCCGGACCTGGCTGTTGGGCTCGGCCGTGCCGCTCAGCAGCGTACCGTCAGCACTCACGCTGAGCAGCGGCGCCGGCGGCGCCACGGCGTCCACCGTGGTGGTGGCCGGGCCGCTGTTGTTGCCCGCCGCATCCTGGGCCACCGCGTTGATCACGGTGCCATCGGGCAGCGGCGCTCCAGGAGTGAAGCCCCAGTTGCCGCTGCCATCGGCGGTGGTTTCGCCGATGGGATCGCCGTTGCCATCGGTCAGGATCACTGTTGCACCGGCTTCAGCGGTGCCAGTGATGACGCTGCCGTTGCTCGGATCGATCACCGGGGCCGGCGGCGCCACCGCATCCACCGTGGTGGTGGCCGGGCCGCTGCTATTGCCTGCGGGATCCTGTGCCACCGCGTTGATCACGGTGCCGTCGGGCAGCGGCGCTCCAGGGGTGAAGCTCCAGTTGCCACTGCCATCGGCGATAACTTGCCCGATCGGATCGCCATTGCCATCGGTGAGGATCACCGTGGCGCCGGCTTCAGCCGTACCGCTGATGACGCTGCCATTGCTCGGATCGATCACCGGGGCCGGCGGCGCCACCGCATCCACCGTGGTGGTGGCCGGGCCGCTGGTATTGCCTGCGGGATCCTGTGCCACCGCGTTGATCACGGTGCCGTCGGGCAGCGGCGCTCCAGGAGTGAAGCTCCAGTTGCCGCTGCCATCGGCGATAGCCTGCCCGATCGGATCGCCGTTGCCATCGGTGAGGATCACCGTGGCACCCGCTTCGGCCGTGCCAGTGATGACACTGCCGTTGCTCGGATCGATCACCGGGGCCGGCGGCGCCACCGCATCCACCGTGGTGGTGGCCGGGCCGCTGGTATTGCCTGCGGGATCCTGTGCCACCGCGTTGATCACGGTGCCATCGGGCAGCGGCGCTCCAGGGGTGAAGCTCCAGTTGCCGCTGCCATCGGCGGTGGTTTCGCCGATGGGATCGCCGTTGCCATCGGTGAGGATCACCGTGGCGCCGGCTTCAGCCGTACCGCTGATGACGCTGCCGTTGCTCGGGTCGATCACCGGTGCCGGCGGCGCCACCGCATCCACCGTGGTGGTGGTAGGGCCACTGCTATTGCCTGCGGGATCCTGTGCCACCGCGTTGATCACGGTGCCGTCGGGCAGCGGCGCACCAGGAGTGAAGCTCCAGTTGCCACTGCCATCGGCGATAGCTTGCCCGATCGCATCGCCATTGCCATCGGTGAGGATCACCGTGGCGCCGGCTTCAGCCGTACCGCTGATGACGCTGCCGTTGCTCGGATCGATCACCGGGGCCGGCGGCGCCACCGCATCCACCGTGGTGGTGGCCGGGCCGCTGGTATTGCCTGCGGGATCCTGTGCCACCGCGTTGATGACGGTGCCGTCGGGCAGCGGCGCACCAGGAGTGAAGCTCCAGTTGCCGCTGCCATCGGCGATAGCCTGCCCGATCGGGTTGCCACTGCCATCGGTGAGGATCACCGTGGCGCCGGCTTCAGCCGTGCCGCTGATGACGCTGCCGTTGCTCGGGTCGATCACCGGGGCCGGCGGCGGCACAGCGTCCACCGTGGTGGTGGCCGGGCCGCTGCTATTGCCTGCGGGATCCTGCGCCACCGCGTTGATCACGGTGCCCTCGGGCAGCGGCGCACCGGGAGTGAAGCTCCAGTTGCCGCTGCCATCGGCGGTGGTTTGGCCGATGGGATCGCCGTTGCCATCGGTCAGGATCACTGTTGCACCGGCTTCAGCGGTGCCAGTGATGACGCTGCCGTTGCTCGGGTCGATCACCGGTGCCGGCGGCGCCACCGCATCGACGGTGGTGCTGACCGGGCCGCTGCTATTGCCCGCCGCATCCTGCGCCACCGCGTTGATCACGGTGCCGTCGGGCAGCGGCGTAGCCGGGGTGAAGCTCCAGTTGCCGCTGCCATCGGCGATGGCTTCGCCGATGGGATCACCGTTGCCGTCGATCAGGATCACCTTCACGCCGGGCTCGACGGTGCCGGTGATCACCGTGCCGTTGCTGGCATCGAGCGTCGGCGCCGAGGGCGCGACCGCATCGACGGTCGTGCTGACCGGGCTGCTGTTGTTGCCGGCCGCGTCGCGCGCCAGTGCATTGATGACGGTGCCATCGGGCAGAGGCGTGCCGGGCGTGAACGACCAGTTGCCACTGCCATCGGCGATGGTCTGCCCAATCGGAATACCGTTGCCGTCAGTGAGGATCACTGTCGCACCGGCTTCGGCGGTGCCGCTGATGACGCTGCCGTTGCTCGCGTCGATCGTCGGTGCCGGCGGCGCGACCGAATCAACCGTGGTACTGGCCGGGCCGCTGCCGTTGCCCGCCGCATCCTGTGCCACCGCAGTGATCACCGTGCCATTCGGCAACGGTGTAGCCGGCGTGTAGCTCCAGTTGCCGGCGCCATCGGCGGTGGTCTGGCCGATCGGGTTGCCGCTGCCATCGGTCAGGATCACTGTGGCACCGGCTTCGGCTGTACCGCTCACCACACTGCCGTTGCTCGGGTCGAGCACCGGCGCCGGCGGCGCCACCGTATCCACGGTGGTCGTGGCCGGGCCACTCGCGTTGCCTGCCGCATCCTGGGCCACCGCCGTGATCACGGTGCCATCGGGCAGCGGCGTGCCGGGCGTGAACGACCAGTTGCCACTGCCATCGGCGGTGGTCTGCCCGATCGGATCGCCATTGCCATCGGTCAGGACCACCGTCGCGCCGGCTTCGGCGGTACCGCTGATCACCGCACCGTTGCTGGCGTTGATCACCGGCGCCGGCGGCGCCACCGCATCGACGGTGGTACTGGCGGGGCCGCTGCTGTTGCCGGCCGGGTCCGTCGCGATGGCGTTGACCACCGTGCCATCGGGCAATGGCGTGGCCGGAGTGAAGCTCCAGTTGCCACTGCCATCGGCCGTGGTCTGCCCGATCGGGTTGCCGCTGCCATCGGTGAGGATCACCGTGGCACCCGCTTCTGCCGTACCGCTTACCACACTGCCGTTGCTCGGGTCGATCACCGGTGCCGGCGGTGCGACCGCGTCCACCGTGGTGCTTGCCGGGCCACTGGTGTTGCCCGCCGCATCCTGGGCGACCGCAGTGATCACCGTTCCGTCCGGCAGCGCTGTGGCGGGGGTGAAGCTCCAGTTGCCGCTGCCATCGGCCGTGGTCTGCCCGATCGGGTTGCCGTTGCCATCGGTGAGAATCACTATCGCACCGGCTTCGGCGGTGCCGCTGATCACCACGCCGTTGCTGGCGTTGATGATCGGTGCCGGCGGTGCCAGCGCATCCACGGTGATGCTGGCCGGGCCACTGCTGTTGCCGGCCGGGTCCGTCGCGATGGCGTTGACCACCGTGCCGTCGGGCAATGGCGTGGCCGGGGTGAAGCTCCAGTTGCCGCTGCCATCGGCCGTGGTCTGCCCGATCGGAGTGCCGCTGCCGTCGGTCAGCACGATGACTGCATTGGCTTCTGCAGTGCCACTGATCTCGACCCCATTGCTGGGATCGATCACGGGCGCCGGCGGCGCAACGCCATCGATGGTGATGGCCGCCGGCGCACTGTCGACACCCGAAGGACTGCGCGCGATCACGTTGACCACGGTCCCATCGGGCAGCGGTACGCCCGGGGTGAACGACCAGTTGCCACTGCCATCAGCCGTGACCTGGCCGATCGGGTTGCCGCTGCCATCGGTGATGATGACCGTATTGCCCGGATCTGCAGTACCGCTGATCACCGAGCCGTTGCTGGGATCGATCAGCGGAATCGAGGGCAACGAGCTGTCGACGGTGGTGCTTGCCGGTGCGCTGGTGTTGCCTGCGGCATCGGTCGCGGTGACGTTGACCACCGTGCCATCGGGCAGCGGCGTGGCGGGGCTGAAGCTCCAGTTGCCGCTGCCGTCGACAGTGGCCTGCCCGATCGGATTGCCGTCGCCGTCGGTCAGCGTCACGGTGCTGTTCGGTTCGGCAGTGCCGGTAAGGACGCTGCCATTGCTGGCATTGACGACCGGGGTTGGCGGCGCCACTGCGTCGACCGTGGTGCTGCCTTGCGGGCCGGTGTTGCCGGCCGCATCCTGCGCGACCGCGTTGACCACCGTCCCGTCAGGCAGTGCCGTGGCCGGGGTGAAGCTCCAGTTGCCGCTGCCATCGGCAGTGGTCTGTCCGATCGGGTTGCCATTGCCATCGGTGAGGATCACCGTGGCGCCGGCCTCGGCGGTGCCGGTGATCGTCGTGCCATTGCTCGGTTCGAGCACGGGGGCCGGCGGCGGCAGCGCATCGACGGTGATGGCCGCCTGGGGACCGGTATTGCCGGTGGCATCGGTGGCGGTCGCCACGATCACCGTCCCGTCCGGCAGCGGCGTGCCGGGAGTGAAGCTCCAGTTGCCACTGCCGTCGGCGGTGACCTGGCCAATCGGATTGCCGCTGCCATCGGTCAGGATGACCGTGCTGCCAGCTTCGGCAGTACCACTGACGGTGGTGCCGTTGCTGGGATCGATGACCGGCGCCGGCGGCGCACTGGCATCGACAGAGACGGTGGCCGGCGGACTGGTATTGCCTGCCGCGTCCACCGCCACGGCCGTGACGACGGTGCCATCCGGCAGCGGGGTGGCCGGCGTGTAGCTCCAGTTGCCGCTGCCATCGACGGTGACCTCCGCGATCAGGCCACCGTTGCCATCAGTGAGGATGATCGTGCTGTTGGGCTCGGCGGTACCGCTGACCGTGTTGCCGTTGCTGGGATTCAGCACCGGCGTCGCCGGTGGCAGCGCGTCCACGGTGATGCTGGTCGCGCCGCTGGTATTGCCAGAGGCATCGGTGGCGGTCGCGCTGACGACGCTGCCATCGGGCAGCGGCGTAGCGAGCGGGAACGACCAGTTGCCGTTGCTGTCGACCGGGGCCTGACCGAAGGGATTACCGCTGCCATCGATCAACGTGACGACACTGCCCGGCTCGGCCGTGCCAGTGAGCGTGATGCCATTGCTCGGGTTGACCACGGGTGCGGCAGGTGCGACGGCATCGACCGTGATCGACGAAGGCGCACTGGTGTTGCCGGTGGCATCGGTGGCCGTGGCGTTGATCACGGTGCCATCAGGAAGCGGCGTCGCCGGAGTGAAGGTCCAGTCGCCAAAGCCATCGGCGGTGACCTGCGCAATGAGATTGCCATTGCCGTCGGTGAGCGTCACCGTGCTTCCCGGCTCGGCGGTGCCTACGATCAGGGTGCCATTGCTGACGTCGAGCACGGGCGCCGACGGCGCCTGCGAGTCGATGGTGACGCTGCTGCCGACGCTGGCGTTGCCGGAGCCATCCACTGACACGGCGTTGACCACCGTCCCGTTGGGCAGCGGCGTGGCGGGCGTGTAGCTCCAGTTGCCGCTTCCATCCACCGTTACGCTGGCAATCGGATCACCATTGCCATCGGTGAGGATCACCCTGCTGCCAGGCTCGGCGGTGCCAGTGACTGCGCTGCCGTTGCTCAGGTTCAGCACAGGCGCGGCCGGTGGCACCGCATCCACCGTGGTGCCGCCCTGCCCGCCGGTGTTGCCTGCTGCGTCGGTGGCGGTGGCATTGATCACGGTACCGTCCGGCAGTGGCGTGGCCGGGGTGAAGCTCCAGTTGCCGTTGCCGTCAGTGGTGGTCTGGCCTATCGGAGTGCCGCTGCCGTCAGTCAGCGTCACGGTACTGCCGGGCTCGGCGGTACCGCTGATGCTCGTGCCGTTGCTGGGGAGCACGACCGGGGCGGCGGGTGCGACCGCATCAACGATGATGCTGGCGCCGGGGCCGGTGTTGCCGGTGGCGTCCGTGGCACTGGCGTTGACCACGGTGCCGTTCGGAAGCGGTGTGGCCGGGGTGAAGCTCCAGTCACCGTTGCCGTCGGCGGTGACCTGCCCGATCGGATTACCGTTGCCATCGGTCAAGGTGACCGTGCTGCCGGGCTCGGCGGTTCCGCTAAGCGTGGTGCCGTTGCTGGCCTCGAGTATGGGCGCGGCAGGCGGCTGCGAATCCACGGTGACCGTTGCCGGCGGGCTGCTGTTGCCTGAGGCATCCTGGGCAACCACCGTGACCACCGTGCCATCGGGCAGCGGCGTGCCGGGGGTATAGCTCCAGTTGCCGCTGCCATCGACGGCGACTTCCGCAATCGGATTGCCGTTGCCGTCGGTCAGCACCACCGTGCTTCCGGGCTCGGCGGTGCCCGTGAGCGTGCCGCCATTGCTGGGCTCCACGGTAGGCGTGGACGGCGCGACCGCATCGACCGTGATGCTTCCCTGGCCGCTGGTGTTGCCGGCCGGATCGGTTGCGGTGGCATTCACCACCGTGCCGTCCGGCAACGGCGTGCCCGGGGTGAAACTCCAGTGGCCATCGCCATCGGCGGTGACCTGGCCGATCGGGTTGCCATTGCCGTCGATGAGGGTCACCGTGCTGCCGGCCTCGGCGGTACCGCTGATCGTCGTGCCGTTGCTTGGATCGATGACCGGTGCGGCAGGCGCAACGCCATCAATGGTGATCGACGTGGCGGGGCTGGTATTGCCGGCCGCATTCTGGGCCACGGCAGTGACCACGGTTCCATCAGCAAGCGCCGCAGGCGGCGTGAAGCTCCAGTTGCCGCTCGCATCCGCTACCGTCTGGCCGATCGGATTGCCATCGCCATCCGTAAGCAGGATGGTCAGGCCCGCGCCCGCCGTTCCGGAAATCACACTGCCATTGCTGGCATTCACCAGCGGCGCGTCGGGATAGTCGGGCGCCTGCACCGTGACCGGCGGACTGCTGTTGCCGGCCGGATCGGTCACTACCACGCTGATCGTCTCGCCTTGGGTCAGCGGTGGATCCAGTGGCACCGTGAACTGGCCGTCGCCGCCGATCACCACGGTGGCATCGGGCTGGCCATCGCCATCGGTATCCACGCCCACCGTTGCTCCCGGCTCACCGCTGCCGCTGATGCTGCTGCCGTCGTCAGCCACCACCACGTTGCTGGCCGCTGCAGGCGGTGTCGTATCGGGGGCCGTCGCCTGCCCCGGTCCGCTCACGTTGCCGGCGGCATCGACCAGCGTCACGCTGACGCTCTCGCCGTTGGTCAACGGCGGCGACAGGGTGACACTGAATCGCCCATCGGCACCCACCGTTCCGGTCGCATCAGGCTGCCCGTCACCATTGGTATCGACGCGCACCGTGGCACCGACTTCACCGCTGCCGGTAAGCGTCCGGCCGTCTGCACTGAATGCCAGCCCGGTGGGTGCGGCCGGCGGCGTGGTATCGGGTACCGGGGGATTCTGCGGTGGATTCGCCGATCCGCCACCACCACCGCCGCCGCTGTCGGCCAACGCCACCGCTGCGCCGACCGCGGCCAGCCCGCCCAGCACCATCGCGCCGCTGATGCCACTGCCCGCGCCCGCGCCCGCTGCCGTCAGCGAGTCGAATCCAGCCAGCGTCTCCTGCGGCAGATAGCTCGCCGCCAACGGCCCATCGCTGGCCACCACCGGCAGATCGACGGCCACGAGCTTCTTGTCATCCACCAGGAACAGATGGCTGGGCGATTGTCCTTCAGCATAGAAGTTGACGATGCGGACGTTCTCGCCGGTCTTCAGCTGCACCACGAGATCCTGGCCGTCCTTCACGTAGCCGGCGACCTGGTCTGGATCGATGTCCAGTGCGACGTTGCTGCTCTGCTGCAGCGTCACGACATCATTGCGGACGGTGGTGGCGGCGGTATCGGAGCTGATCGATTCGCTTGCCGGGACAACCTTGACGCGGATGGCCATGGGACATTCCTCTCTACAGGCGCACCGCCATGCGCACAACGACGTCACGCACAGCGATCACGCTGGCACGGCGGCACGGAATGGATATGTTTTCGCGCGAAGCCACCGCCAACGGGCAAAACGCCTGCTGCCGGATACGTGCTTCGGAATCTTCAGGCGACCGGATGCAGCGATGCGACGCGCCCGGTCGTGGTGCGATGCAGCGCTACAGCGTGGGCGCGAGATGCAGATGCATGACGACAATCCTCTTGTCTGGAATCGCCGACGCGCGTTCAGCGACGCGGTCAGGGCCGTCGGACGTCGGCCATTGCTCCCCGTCCGCTGCGGGAGGGTATACACCGCGTCGAAGTGAACGTTCCATGCAGATTGCGTGCATGCGGCCTTCATTGCGTGGGCCATTGAAAGCTCTGTGACGCAGTTGGCACGTCATTACGCTGGAACACCCGTTTTCACGGGAAAAAAATGCGATCCAAATTGACGCTTCAGGCTCGTTTTGCGCAGCGCAAAACGAACGAAGGAACGGTCGGGAGTGCCCGCAGCAACGTGTGGCGACTCCCCCGTTCCCCTCATCACTACAACGATGACTGCGTTCAGTCCGCTGATCGGGCCTTGTCTGCTTCATCGTTCCACGCGGCCACGCGCGCGCGGGTGTCGGCCAGCATCTTGTCCAGCGCTGCACGATCATGCACGTGGCCGCGCAGGATCACGCTGTCGATCTTCCGGGTCCCGGCGATGTCCTGCAGCGGATTGGCGGTGAGCAGTACCAGGTCCGCGGCCTTGCCCGTGGTCACGCTGCCGTAGCGGTCCATCTGCCCGAACCAGGCCGGGCCAGACCGCGTGGCCGCTGACAGGGCCTGGGGCGGTGTCAGCCCTTCCTGCACGAACAGCTGCAGTTCCTGGTGCAGTCCGATCCCGGGATAGTTGAACGAATTGAGGAAGCCGGCGTCGGTGCCGGCAATGATCGTCACACCCGCTTCCTGAAGCATCGGCAGCACCGCGGCCACCTGCCGGTACTGCGCGTGCCGCGCCTGGATCTGTGCCGGCGTGGCCTTGGCCGCGCGTTCCACGCGCCACTGGTAAGTGGCACGCAGGCCTGGGCCGATGTAGGCCAGATAGGGATCGTGGGCATGATCGTCCTGGTCGAGGAAGTCGAGAATGCGTCCGCCGTTGAGTGTGGGCGTCACGAACACGCCTCGACGGGCGAAATCACGATACGCGCGCATCGCGGTGTCACGGTCGAAACTGGCATCCAGCTGCCGATTCGCTTCCGTACGATCGATACGTCCGGCGCCGAAATCGGCTGCAATCCGCGCCTCATCCCTGCTGCCCGCCTTGAACGCATAGTCCAGGTGTTCGATCGACGCCAGGCCAGCATCGACCGCCTGCTCCACGGTCAGCGCCATTGGGATATGGCCCGATGCC harbors:
- a CDS encoding Ig-like domain-containing protein, whose amino-acid sequence is MAIRVKVVPASESISSDTAATTVRNDVVTLQQSSNVALDIDPDQVAGYVKDGQDLVVQLKTGENVRIVNFYAEGQSPSHLFLVDDKKLVAVDLPVVASDGPLAASYLPQETLAGFDSLTAAGAGAGSGISGAMVLGGLAAVGAAVALADSGGGGGGGSANPPQNPPVPDTTPPAAPTGLAFSADGRTLTGSGEVGATVRVDTNGDGQPDATGTVGADGRFSVTLSPPLTNGESVSVTLVDAAGNVSGPGQATAPDTTPPAAASNVVVADDGSSISGSGEPGATVGVDTDGDGQPDATVVIGGDGQFTVPLDPPLTQGETISVVVTDPAGNSSPPVTVQAPDYPDAPLVNASNGSVISGTAGAGLTILLTDGDGNPIGQTVADASGNWSFTPPAALADGTVVTAVAQNAAGNTSPATSITIDGVAPAAPVIDPSNGTTISGTAEAGSTVTLIDGNGNPIGQVTADGDGHWSFTPGTPLPDGTVVNATATDPAGNTSGQGSITVDAVAPSTPTVEPSNGGTLTGTAEPGSTVVLTDGNGNPIAEVAVDGSGNWSYTPGTPLPDGTVVTVVAQDASGNSSPPATVTVDSQPPAAPILEASNGTTLSGTAEPGSTVTLTDGNGNPIGQVTADGNGDWSFTPATPLPNGTVVNASATDATGNTGPGASIIVDAVAPAAPVVLPSNGTSISGTAEPGSTVTLTDGSGTPIGQTTTDGNGNWSFTPATPLPDGTVINATATDAAGNTGGQGGTTVDAVPPAAPVLNLSNGSAVTGTAEPGSRVILTDGNGDPIASVTVDGSGNWSYTPATPLPNGTVVNAVSVDGSGNASVGSSVTIDSQAPSAPVLDVSNGTLIVGTAEPGSTVTLTDGNGNLIAQVTADGFGDWTFTPATPLPDGTVINATATDATGNTSAPSSITVDAVAPAAPVVNPSNGITLTGTAEPGSVVTLIDGSGNPFGQAPVDSNGNWSFPLATPLPDGSVVSATATDASGNTSGATSITVDALPPATPVLNPSNGNTVSGTAEPNSTIILTDGNGGLIAEVTVDGSGNWSYTPATPLPDGTVVTAVAVDAAGNTSPPATVSVDASAPPAPVIDPSNGTTVSGTAEAGSTVILTDGSGNPIGQVTADGSGNWSFTPGTPLPDGTVIVATATDATGNTGPQAAITVDALPPPAPVLEPSNGTTITGTAEAGATVILTDGNGNPIGQTTADGSGNWSFTPATALPDGTVVNAVAQDAAGNTGPQGSTTVDAVAPPTPVVNASNGSVLTGTAEPNSTVTLTDGDGNPIGQATVDGSGNWSFSPATPLPDGTVVNVTATDAAGNTSAPASTTVDSSLPSIPLIDPSNGSVISGTADPGNTVIITDGSGNPIGQVTADGSGNWSFTPGVPLPDGTVVNVIARSPSGVDSAPAAITIDGVAPPAPVIDPSNGVEISGTAEANAVIVLTDGSGTPIGQTTADGSGNWSFTPATPLPDGTVVNAIATDPAGNSSGPASITVDALAPPAPIINASNGVVISGTAEAGAIVILTDGNGNPIGQTTADGSGNWSFTPATALPDGTVITAVAQDAAGNTSGPASTTVDAVAPPAPVIDPSNGSVVSGTAEAGATVILTDGSGNPIGQTTADGSGNWSFTPATPLPDGTVVNAIATDPAGNSSGPASTTVDAVAPPAPVINASNGAVISGTAEAGATVVLTDGNGDPIGQTTADGSGNWSFTPGTPLPDGTVITAVAQDAAGNASGPATTTVDTVAPPAPVLDPSNGSVVSGTAEAGATVILTDGSGNPIGQTTADGAGNWSYTPATPLPNGTVITAVAQDAAGNGSGPASTTVDSVAPPAPTIDASNGSVISGTAEAGATVILTDGNGIPIGQTIADGSGNWSFTPGTPLPDGTVINALARDAAGNNSSPVSTTVDAVAPSAPTLDASNGTVITGTVEPGVKVILIDGNGDPIGEAIADGSGNWSFTPATPLPDGTVINAVAQDAAGNSSGPVSTTVDAVAPPAPVIDPSNGSVITGTAEAGATVILTDGNGDPIGQTTADGSGNWSFTPGAPLPEGTVINAVAQDPAGNSSGPATTTVDAVPPPAPVIDPSNGSVISGTAEAGATVILTDGSGNPIGQAIADGSGNWSFTPGAPLPDGTVINAVAQDPAGNTSGPATTTVDAVAPPAPVIDPSNGSVISGTAEAGATVILTDGNGDAIGQAIADGSGNWSFTPGAPLPDGTVINAVAQDPAGNSSGPTTTTVDAVAPPAPVIDPSNGSVISGTAEAGATVILTDGNGDPIGETTADGSGNWSFTPGAPLPDGTVINAVAQDPAGNTSGPATTTVDAVAPPAPVIDPSNGSVITGTAEAGATVILTDGNGDPIGQAIADGSGNWSFTPGAPLPDGTVINAVAQDPAGNTSGPATTTVDAVAPPAPVIDPSNGSVISGTAEAGATVILTDGNGDPIGQVIADGSGNWSFTPGAPLPDGTVINAVAQDPAGNSSGPATTTVDAVAPPAPVIDPSNGSVITGTAEAGATVILTDGNGDPIGETTADGSGNWGFTPGAPLPDGTVINAVAQDAAGNNSGPATTTVDAVAPPAPLLSVSADGTLLSGTAEPNSQVRIVVNGDTANPITVNVDGSGNFSLPFAPPLIAGELISAVAIDLAGNTSGPATINAPDLAPPDISVPEAADTWINAAEIGDGIQVDVTVRPTMQVGQVITVRFAGQNGYEADVSHTLTAADIAAGSVTVTLTPPAGMGPFPEGASTITAEVAGGTASAPEAFTIDTVPPATPVLSLVGNLLTISAEPGTELTVTLTVGGVTATATVTADNSGLASLNLLTDLDIDFTWDQLLNAQVSVVGSDPAGNPSNVASIGIGTSIEQPVTIGNFGVDVSLNPLSPRFGFSGTTEPDSSVVIRVITPALNVELLPIQADSSGNFSLNLLSPTILSQLGLNITDILNLGSQISFNLVSTDSNGNDSAAYGVTLSPNGLSLNIGQIDVNGTSGNDVLSGANGSSEHINGGDGSDLIFNVGSGDHVVAGNGDDAIQITATNFVSIDGGAGFDTLILANGIDLDYNSAGVGTLSNIERIDLGTGDSGSVLTLTAAEVAAITDGNDTLQITGESNDVLNVIGAVNTGTTQLINGVTYDVYTFGSTTLLVEDNSVQVVA
- a CDS encoding amidohydrolase family protein, whose translation is MFCFRPLSLAVLFACAPLSAAAAERADLLIRNATVVDVEHARTLPGQSVVIRGETIVAVGPDAGLEGQWRADRQLDAQGKYLIPGLWDMHVHFGGGPALIEENKALLPLYVAHGITTVRDCSGDLPQQVLQWRGEISAGTLFGPRLLSSGAKIEGIKPVWKGTIEVGSRADADQAITRLQRDKVDFVKITDSTLTPELFLYSAAAARKAGFRASGHIPMALTVEQAVDAGLASIEHLDYAFKAGSRDEARIAADFGAGRIDRTEANRQLDASFDRDTAMRAYRDFARRGVFVTPTLNGGRILDFLDQDDHAHDPYLAYIGPGLRATYQWRVERAAKATPAQIQARHAQYRQVAAVLPMLQEAGVTIIAGTDAGFLNSFNYPGIGLHQELQLFVQEGLTPPQALSAATRSGPAWFGQMDRYGSVTTGKAADLVLLTANPLQDIAGTRKIDSVILRGHVHDRAALDKMLADTRARVAAWNDEADKARSAD